The DNA region ACGTGTTGGAGCCTTGGAAAGTTGGAGCAAGgacaaagggagacagagagatacccATAAATGAGTTGTCTTTTACAGTCACCATTGTGAGTTCCTGAGATGTTAAAGGCCCTATGCAGCCATTATATCAATTTCAaattctgggtaacaatgaagtaccttactgtaatagatttccataAAAATAAAATGGGCAAAAATAGCTTGTTAGCTAaatatttctcaagcaagaattttgcccagactgtctgggagtggcctGAGTGGAGAGAACTGGAAACTAGCCGCTATTGGTCTATTAAACAATTAAgcacatggtgatgtcaccatggaaagctgTAACCTCTGCCCATGCAAACCttctgattagaaggtcctgtgtagattgtacactgctcaaaaaaataaagggaacactaaaataacatatcctagatctgaatgaatgaaatattcttattaaatacattttctttacatagttgaatgtgctgacaacaaaaatcatgcaaaaattatcaatggaaatcaaatttatcaacccatggaggtctggatttggagtcacactcaaaattaaagtggaaaaccacacttcaggttgatccaactttgatgtgatGTCCTTAAAACGAGTCAAAATGAGactcggtagtgtgtgtgtgtggcctccacgtgcctgtatggcCTCCCTACAATGCCCGAGCAtgctcctggacagtctgtggtgcaacgtggagttggtggatggagcgagacatgatgtcccagatgtgctcaattggattcaggtctgggaaacGGGCGATCCATAGCattaatgccttcctcttgcaggaactgctgacacactccagccacatgaggtctagcattgtcttgcattaggaggaacccagggccaaccgcaccagcacatggtctcacaagggggatctcatctcggtacctaatggcagtcaggctacctctggcgagcacatggagggctgtgcggccccccaaagaaatgccaccccacaccatgactgacccaccgccaaaccggtcatgctggaggatgttgcaggcagcagaacgttctccatggcgtctccagactgtcacgtctgtcacatgtgctcagcgtgaacctgctttcatctgttaagagcacagggcgccagtggcgaatttgccaatcttggtgttatctggcaaatgccaaacgtcctgcacggtgttgggctgtaatggaggctctggcagtgctcttccttgcaaaggtggaggtagcggtcctgctgctgggttgttgccctcctccacgtctcctgatgtactggcctgtctcctggtagcgcctccatggtctggacactacgctgacagacacggcaaaccttcttgccacagctcgcattgatgtggcATCCTGGATGAACTGCACTGCCTgtgccacttgtgtgggttgtagactccgtctcatgctaccactagagtgaaagcaccgccagcattcaaaaggtaccaaaacatcagccacgaagcataggaactgagaagtggtctgtggtcaccacctgcagaaccactcctttattggggggtgtcttgctaattgcctataatttccacctgttgtctattccatttgcacaacagcatgtgaaatgtattgtcaatcagtattgcttcctaagtggacagtttgatttcacagaagtgtgattgacttggagttacattgtgttgtttaagcgttccctttattgttttgagcagtgtattttcaaccagcaactatcaggaaataacactgaacAAATGTTTTTACACTTTTGAaatgttagtttcatcagctgttttaCAGTATGATATAAAAACACTGGAAAACAGAATTGACTGCAAGTGTGGTGAGATCTGATAATCTTCACAACATGACTCCAATTAAGATGACCTGGAACTCGCTGTGCGTTCAACCTGAGCAAGGCTTAGCACCGTTCACTAAAATCAGGGATTGAAGATGATTTGTAGAGTAgctgataatgatatatatataaataaataaataaataaataaataaactcttACCTGCGTACTCCGGGTAACAGATCGTGAGCGGACTCTTTTGGATCTTCTCCTCAAACAGATCCTTCTTgttgaggaagaggatgatggaGGTGTCTGTGAACCACTTGTTGTTGCAGATGGAGTCAAATAGCTTCATGCTCTCATGCATCCGGTTCTGAGGGACAGAAAGACAACCACACAATGCTTTAATTACCCACAAACATGTGTATCACACCATGCAAGTTTGTTCtttgaaataaaaatgttttttttaaaaggcatATAAAACAGATATTTCACAACTGTTGCTATGGTTCTGATGATGTAGTTCAGTCTTCCTGACGCAATAGGGTCAGAAAATGTGAAACTCGATTTGTGGATAAGTGAACACTTTTTTCATATGAGAAAGAATGAAAGATGACTGAGGGATTGCAGTAAATGAGATGAGAAAGATGACCGAAGCGTGAGTGAGAGTGTATAAGGATTACAGAGGGAGAGTGTGGGAGAGCAATATCAATTACTGATGTGCAAGGGATGAGTCtcaccatctcctcatcctcgGCCAGCACAAGGTCGTAGTCACTGAGCGCCACACAGAAGATGATGGCGGTGACTCCCTCAAAGCAGTGTATCCACTTCTTCCTCTCGGACCTCTGACCCCCCACGTCAAACATTCTGGGGAGAAAATACACATACGGACTTGTTAGTATACACGagcaaacacgcacacaaaacTTTCAAAAAGTATTTTCAAACATCTCCACATTAAACGTTTTGCATTCTCTCACAAACCATCACACTCCTCATGAACACTACAGCTGGCAAACTTTAGCCCTGAACTGAACCCTCTAGACTAGAGGGTGTCATCAGCTGGCTTAAGGCGTCTGCATGCTTTCCAGCCAAAACAGTTCGGAAGAGTTTGTGCAAATATAACATTTGACGTTTGTTAGTTTTGGAAGTCGGTAAGGTTTTTAGGGGGTTGTTCGAGCACagatttttgtttttttgaaGCCAGTTGAAGTCAGGAGCCGAAGTCTATGCCCCTTTATCTGATTGGTCAACTGTAGGGATTCTTCAGTAAGGTCTtatttgtcattcaacgagacgactcgttttcatgGACATTTCCTCCATTGAGAAATAcaccaaacatcttagatgtaaaattgcacgaCTAAGATCTCCTTGGCAAAAAGTttaaaattaatgacagatttcagagttcttagattcattctgactttgaggaagtgtatactggctacagtgtctcaaaatggacaaagtACTATTGTTGTTTTGTTCTAGTTTTTccaagcgaaggtcttttaagggagtatgcgagcacattCGTTCGGTTCGCTTTGCCGCCGGCCGAATTGAAGCATGCCGACACCTTTTGGCCTGTTGAGAAACCCCCTTATGGCGTATCTCCATACAGGATTTACCTCAGTGTTTTACCCACAAggctcagacttttctgtttccatctacgTGGGCCGGCACACGTGCCTCACTGGACCATGGCAATGACATACCTGTTCTCACATGGGGCCAAAGCCAGGCTACTGGTCTTTCACATAATGGCTAACTGAActttaacaccttctcacaaagtAGAGGTTTAGATTATGCAGAGGTTTTGATGCTGCTCTTCACAAGTCTTTACTGTCACAATTTCTCTTGTATAACACAAGGGTGTATACACTTGTGTAACATTGGTGTTTGTCAAAAAGGAGCACTAGTGGGTACAGCTGTTAAATGAGGTAGTTTCAGACACTATTAAGATGCACCCTTAGAGTGGGTACACTGGGGACTGTCTCACTTGAAGTGGAGGTCTTTGAAGGTGAAATGAGTCTCCACGATGCCGGTGGTCTTCACCCTGGTCCTCAGCACGTCTTGCTGGGTGGGCACGTACGCTCCATGGGCTATCCTGTCCAGGTCATTCAGATAACTGGGAGAGAATGATGGATAGGGAGGTCAGTGTCAGCAGTTTGTTGAATGTCGCAGTTGTATGGAGGAGGTTAATGTACTTTCTGAAGCaggactatgtgtgtgtgtgttactcactaGGCAGCGGAGTCATTGAGCTGGTACTCTCGTGAGCGGCCGAAGCAGGCCTGGACCCCACCGTCCTTCCAGAGGCGCTGGATGACTCCGGCCAGCTCACCGGTCATGAAGCCCTCCTCTGCCGATCCCGCCAGCACAAACAGCTGACGAGCATCATCCTGGTAAGGGACATGAAACAACTAACGGTTAGGAGGCAGAAGCAGTAAGGTAGGGTTTATTCAGACATTCTCCCTATTGTTTTAAACCTAAGATTCCACACAGACCTTCTGGTAACCTGGGTGGGTGAAGTTGAGCTATATTGTTTACTTCCACCCATTAACTTCTTCCATCTATGAAATAGCACAAATTTGTATATttttgaggtcagggctagaggTTGAGCTGGGAATTACttttcttcacctctccattaAAACTACCATCAACCCTCCCCATGCCTCttatagccaaaccctatccccTGCCATTTGACCCCATAGACTAACCATCACCACTCCTGAACTCCccagcacagatctaggatcagcttgccCCCACAAAACCTAATCTTAACTATAAggaataaaaaaaatctatttttttaaaAAGCACAAACTGCTCTTGAATCATTATGTAGATCTCCCAGTGTCCTACTCCACTCACCGCTCTGGCTGCTTCAGCGAAGTCTATCTTGAGGCGCCCCATGGCTCTGATGATGGCGATGATGGACTGGATGGTGTTGCTGTACACCACTGCCTTGTACTGCTTACACTCCTCCTCTGAATAGCCCGCCTCATGGATGAtcctgggaggggagggagagagcgagggaaagtaGCAAGACGTGGCAGAGTAGGACAACAGGAGAAAGAAAGCATGAATAAACAACTAGGCCTATTGCTTGTTATTAAAAATGTGTTTTGGAACGACATTGATACACCTAAAGTGAACATTTCTATTTAGATAATGAGAAACTTACTTCATCTGTTTGACAATGGTACTCTTCCCTGACTCCCCAGCACCTGAGAGACcaggacagagggaaagagaaggaaggaggccAATTAATGAGTGATAGACTTAACATTCTCCATTCATTCATGGCTGTTTTGACTTGAGCTATTGGGCTAGATCCTAACTTGAGATCCACACATGTAAGCCTAACTCACACTTTGCACAAGGCCCTATGAGACTAACCTGTCCAGGGACTGAGTAGCTCATAGGTATTCTTTGGGAAACAAAGTGTCTGATCTGCCCTAAAGGGAGTTCATCAGGCTCTAGTTTAATAGGATTAATTAACTGCACCTTCCTACCAACGAGCTTATAGCTCTGGCATGCTGAAGACTTAGCATCCCACATTATACTCTGACTTTAACTGGTTGTGTACACCATCCACAGCGTCACATCCACTCTGGCAACGACTGATATGAGTAGCAATGTCACgataataaaaaaaaagtgttttacaacgataccaggccaagtatcaTGATACTGAGTATTATCGCAATACCTCAGtgaggagagaaaataaataaagcgCACTTCCACTCAATACTACACATTGAACTAAACGTCACACTGTTCAGTGTATAACAGAATACGGCATAGAAAGGCGGATTTGCTAATATTTGCAAAGGCCTACCTGTGATTTGGCTGGAGGAATGAGAGGAAGGAAtatacatcagtggaggctgcttaaGGGAGGACGGGTCATAATAAATGGCTGGAATGGCAAACACATCGAAACCATGTTTGACACTATTCCACTCCGGCCATTACCGCGAGCGCGTACTCCCCAATTGAGGTGCCACAAACCTCCTGTAATATACGCTTATaaaatgatctgcatgtcattgtgtcagtaaggAGAAAACACTGTTTCATGCAGTCACTCTTCagataacagacacacacaccatctcccaCTCTCATACACACCTGTcgctcacaaacacacattgCTCCCTTTTTAAATATTACGCACCAGAAAGAAATTGATATATAGTTTAGGCCTATATGAACAACCTTTTGAAGCACTACTCATGGGTAGCAGAACATTTATTTTCCTGTGCCAAATCAAAATTTGCTTAAACTTATTGTCAAGTTaacaggttgttagctagctagttaacatagcTGAATGTTTGTTATCAAAACAATCTGTGACCCGGGATTAATTTAAAACGACCCGCAACATGGTTTGTGAATTTCTATAAAATGAGCAGAAAGCAAGCAAGCACcatttaggctagagacaagcaGTTGTCTTTGCTGTAAAGTTACAAGCATGCATGTGGCGAAGCTCTGCTCCATTTTCCCTCTTAACACTCAGAGGCTGCTTGACAGTGAATTTGCAAAGTCTACTCAGACTGATCTGTGCTGAGGGATGCATTTTCATCCTGGGGCTTGAAAGAGTAGCGCAAAGTACGTATGACTACCGACAGAACACCGTCAAAGCATTGGAGCTGAACAAATGGACAAGACTAGGGTATTTCAGACAGGCTACACATTGCTAGCGGTAAAGTCTCAACGTCCAAAACACAAAGCGAGGTAGAAAAATCACTTAAAATACACAACTATTGTATTCCTTATCTCTGCTTAAAAGTTATAGCCGACTACCCTGTCGGATCCTTCTTATACATTAAGCCGAATATATACAGCTATGCAAATCTATAATTTGGAAGAGTGTGCAATATACAAACATGACATTGCTTTTATTTATAATTGATACATTAGCCTATGGTTTCAATACATCCTCTTTCAATAATAGCCTACTCAATAAAATGTTTTCTAAAGCAACATACAGCTGTAGTGATTGTGAGAGCGCTATGTAAATCTTTAGATGAATTACATTTGTAATCAAGTCCAGTGTCCATGCTGTAAATTGTTGTAATTACCAGCAGCAtgccactgctggcttgcttctgaagctaagcagggttggtcctggtcagttctaggatgggagaccagatgctgctggaagtagtTTGGAGGGCCAgtggaggcactctttcctctggtctaaaaaaatatcccaatgccccagggcagtgattggggacactggggtgcagtctttcggatgggacgttaaacgggtgtcctgactctctgaggtcattaaagctccaatggcacttatcgtaagagttggggtgttaaccccagtgtcctggctaaattccaatctggccctcaaaccatcacagtcacctaataatccccagtttacaattggctcattcatccccctctcccctgtaactattccccaggtcgttgctgcaaatgagaacgtgttctcagtcaacttacctggtaaaataacggataaataaataattacatcAGATGCAATGTTATTTCTATTGAATGATTGTGATTCATACGTAATTATTTCTCACCATTTTATTTTTCAGAGAGGAGCGTCCAAAACTAACCTCGGGTTTCCCAGGACA from Oncorhynchus mykiss isolate Arlee chromosome 1, USDA_OmykA_1.1, whole genome shotgun sequence includes:
- the LOC110522551 gene encoding guanine nucleotide-binding protein G(i) subunit alpha-1; translated protein: MGCTLSTGDKAAQERSKIIDRNLRDDGEKAAREVKLLLLGAGESGKSTIVKQMKIIHEAGYSEEECKQYKAVVYSNTIQSIIAIIRAMGRLKIDFAEAARADDARQLFVLAGSAEEGFMTGELAGVIQRLWKDGGVQACFGRSREYQLNDSAAYYLNDLDRIAHGAYVPTQQDVLRTRVKTTGIVETHFTFKDLHFKMFDVGGQRSERKKWIHCFEGVTAIIFCVALSDYDLVLAEDEEMNRMHESMKLFDSICNNKWFTDTSIILFLNKKDLFEEKIQKSPLTICYPEYAGSNTYEEAAAYIQCQFEDLNKRKDTKEIYTHFTCATDTKNVQFVFDAVTDVIIKNNLKDCGLF